In Scomber japonicus isolate fScoJap1 chromosome 7, fScoJap1.pri, whole genome shotgun sequence, one genomic interval encodes:
- the LOC128362332 gene encoding interferon-induced protein with tetratricopeptide repeats 2-like produces the protein MMSAAQSQTTMEAKLGALQCHFTWDLDSSKSELFILRDMLEDIGTEEGNSWLGHIYNLQGYIHYQLGFTEDARRFFSRAAEGFHQMRNTGSDEGPWLVVNYGNLAWLHHQLGEQVESQTYLSKVDTLLKEYPSPSEDELHPEIYAEKAWTLMKFGRDKTLLAADYFERAIRMKPDMVEWQTSHVIALVNVYGHGDKLLDENILEKMRIAKENDPDNLYLAALYLQACAKKVRTSEDEVRELANKVLKKPPSSYSGIRPLLRLYRMYVSKDEAIDLAKKALKRHPDERLLKRYTAICYKWRIYSDSHPEQSMIDKAISLHKEVISLYPDSSLEIKLAFVNIVAKSNHGQAEADQIYEDLLKSDLERADRQMLYNCYAKHVFFIHNESNKSVEYHMKAAEIPHQSRYRESSIRELKKSIRRRHYMSGKIIHFLDKLQSKSQ, from the exons ATGATGAG TGCTGCTCAGAGTCAGACAACAATGGAAGCCAAACTTGGGGCCCTGCAGTGCCACTTCACCTGGGACCTGGACTCCAGCAAGTCCGAACTGTTCATTCTCAGGGACATGCTGGAGGACATCGGCACTGAGGAGGGAAACAGCTGGCTGGGTCACATTTACAACCTGCAGGGGTACATTCACTACCAGCTGGGCTTCACGGAAGATGCCCGGCGTTTCTTCAGCAGGGCTGCAGAGGGCTTCCACCAGATGAGAAACACTGGCTCAGATGAAGGTCCCTGGTTGGTGGTGAACTATGGGAACCTGGCTTGGTTGCACCACCAGCTGGGAGAACAAGTAGAGAGTCAGACTTACCTGTCAAAGGTCGACACCCTGCTGAAAGAATACCCATCTCCATCAGAGGATGAGCTTCATCCAGAGATCTACGCTGAAAAAGCCTGGACCCTGATGAAGTTTGGCAGAGACAAAACACTGCTGGCTGCAGATTACTTTGAGAGAGCCATCAGGATGAAGCCAGACATGGTGGAGTGGCAGACCAGTCATGTGATAGCTTTGGTGAATGTTTATGGGCATGGTGACAAACTACTGGATGAAAACATCCTGGAGAAAATGAGAATCGCCAAAGAAAACGACCCAGACAACTTGTACCTTGCTGCTCTGTACCTTCAGGCATGTGCAAAGAAAGTAAGAACATCTGAAGATGAAGTACGTGAGTTGGCAAATAAG GTTTTGAAAAAGCCACCAAGCAGCTACAGTGGTATAAGACCATTACTAAGGCTGTACAGAATGTATGTATCTAAGGATGAGGCTATTGATTTGGCAAAGAAGGCTCTGAAAAGACATCCAGATGAACGTCTTCTAAAGAGGTATACCGCAATCTGCTACAAATGGAGGATTTATTCAGACAGTCACCCGGAGCAAAGCATGATAGACAAAGCAATCAGTCTCCATAAAGAAGTGATCTCTCTTTACCCTGATTCCTCACTTGAAATAAAACTAGCCTTCGTAAACATAGTCGCAAAGTCAAATCATGGCCAGGCTGAAGCTGACCAGATTTACGAGGATCTGCTAAAAAGTGATCTGGAacgtgcagacagacagatgttgtATAACTGCTATGCCAAACATGTATTCTTCATTCATAATGAGAGCAACAAGTCAGTAGAATATCACATGAAGGCAGCAGAGATACCACATCAGTCTCGCTATCGTGAGAGCAGCATCAGAGAGCTGAAGAAAAGTATAAGAAGAAGACACTACATGAGtggaaaaataatacattttcttgataAGCTGCAGAGTAAGAGCCAATaa